The Chryseolinea soli nucleotide sequence TCCTTTTCTGCGATTCCTGAGAGGCTTATCGTCCGGGATATCCGTTTTCTTTTCTGGATTCGCGCGATGGCGATTTGCGCTTTCATAAAGTTCATCGTCACCTTTTTCAAGTTTTCGATCCCACATCTTTTCGAGGATGTCGATCTCACGTTCAAGCTGATCTTCGGAGCGATCGTCTTTGGTCGGTTTGTTGTGTTTGGATTTCATAATCGCCATTGCTTACACTCCGAAGAAAGACTTCAGCACGGTAGCAACGACCACCAGGAATATGCAACTGCCAAACCACGCGGCTGCAACGCGGCCCGTGTCGGGATCGCCACCATTCCATTTCTGATATACTTTCACAGCACCGATGAGACCGAGTACTGCACCGATGGCATACATGAGATTAGTTCCCGTGTCGAAGTAACTTCGAACGCGCATGTTGGCTTCGTTAATACCCGCGTTGCCATCCTGTGCATAGGCTTGCAGGTAAGTGAGCGAATAGACTGTGAGTGCCACAAAGAAGGCCTTGCCTTTCCTGAA carries:
- a CDS encoding DUF4134 domain-containing protein, with the protein product MLSKTKTQIIFRKGKAFFVALTVYSLTYLQAYAQDGNAGINEANMRVRSYFDTGTNLMYAIGAVLGLIGAVKVYQKWNGGDPDTGRVAAAWFGSCIFLVVVATVLKSFFGV